From a single Cytophagales bacterium WSM2-2 genomic region:
- a CDS encoding ABC transporter ATP-binding protein, whose amino-acid sequence MIQLTKVCKTYNGMAGQVPALIDIDIQIQKGESVAIVGKSGSGKSTLLNILSGIDRSDSGEVSIAGSSINTMGEEALARWRGQNVGIVFQSFQLIPTLCAIDNVRYPMDLVKTVPKKTRAERAMHLLAEVGLADKAKKFPNELSGGEVQRVAIARAIANDPLLLLADEPTGNLDSSNGEQIYALFSKLSKAGKNVVVVTHDTVNAKILDRIIRVQDGRIQLN is encoded by the coding sequence ATGATACAGCTCACAAAAGTTTGTAAAACATACAATGGAATGGCCGGCCAGGTGCCTGCCTTAATAGACATAGACATACAAATTCAGAAAGGAGAAAGTGTTGCTATTGTAGGGAAATCAGGAAGCGGAAAATCAACGCTGTTGAATATTTTGTCAGGGATAGATCGCAGTGACTCGGGCGAAGTATCTATTGCAGGATCTTCGATCAACACCATGGGCGAAGAAGCTCTGGCCCGGTGGCGTGGTCAAAATGTGGGGATCGTTTTTCAGAGCTTTCAATTGATTCCAACGCTCTGCGCTATTGACAATGTGCGCTACCCGATGGACCTGGTGAAAACTGTTCCTAAAAAGACCCGAGCCGAAAGAGCCATGCACTTACTTGCCGAAGTTGGTCTGGCAGACAAAGCGAAGAAATTCCCCAATGAACTTTCGGGCGGAGAAGTGCAGCGTGTAGCTATCGCACGTGCTATTGCCAATGATCCGCTCCTACTTCTTGCTGATGAACCCACCGGAAACCTGGACAGCAGCAATGGAGAACAGATCTATGCCCTTTTCTCCAAGTTGAGTAAGGCAGGTAAGAATGTTGTTGTTGTCACTCACGACACCGTAAATGCCAAAATCTTAGACAGAATAATCAGAGTTCAGGACGGTCGCATACAACTCAATTGA
- a CDS encoding histidine kinase: protein MANQIEHFVYRLFENKVFKWSCVYVFIVLIETIVHQEAIGLSLYTNLFNVAVAVINIEYLIPRWLSKKRFVAYLVLIILLITLFSSGKLTYWGTVSGYQKIFLSHTFVLSTTIFLTVATMMVHLVNEWHIAQRKAALAGKELLSNNLTILRTQLNPHFFFNSINNIYHLIDHNTEEAKTAILKMSELLRFQLDECQADTIALSREVDFIKNYIAFESLKAREEIVVSFDDTISMKNAISIPPLLFLPFVENAFKHISHNSDASSNRIEIRIEATNDVINFTCRNTFDKVKPANKVVSGIGLKNVQSRLDLIYGSASMLRITEEAPWYNVNLQLPCQTQQ from the coding sequence GTGGCTAACCAGATAGAGCATTTTGTTTATCGTCTGTTTGAGAACAAAGTTTTCAAGTGGTCATGCGTATATGTCTTTATTGTTTTAATAGAAACGATTGTTCATCAAGAGGCAATTGGACTTAGCCTTTACACCAACCTCTTCAATGTAGCAGTAGCTGTCATTAATATTGAGTACCTCATTCCCAGGTGGCTTAGTAAAAAGCGGTTTGTTGCTTACCTGGTGTTAATCATACTACTCATAACTCTTTTTTCTAGTGGGAAGCTGACTTATTGGGGTACCGTCAGCGGGTACCAAAAGATATTTCTGTCTCATACTTTCGTTTTGTCTACCACGATTTTTTTGACTGTTGCTACGATGATGGTTCACCTCGTTAATGAATGGCACATTGCGCAAAGGAAGGCAGCCCTGGCCGGGAAAGAATTGCTAAGCAACAACCTGACGATTTTGCGAACACAATTAAATCCGCACTTCTTCTTTAATAGCATAAACAACATTTATCATCTGATTGACCACAATACCGAGGAAGCCAAAACGGCCATATTAAAAATGTCTGAATTGCTCCGATTTCAGTTGGACGAATGTCAGGCCGATACTATTGCTTTATCCAGGGAAGTAGATTTTATAAAAAATTACATAGCGTTTGAATCCCTTAAAGCCCGCGAGGAGATAGTTGTTTCATTTGATGACACTATTTCAATGAAAAATGCTATTTCTATACCACCACTATTGTTCCTGCCTTTCGTTGAAAATGCGTTCAAACATATTTCCCACAACAGCGATGCTTCTTCAAATCGTATTGAAATTAGAATTGAAGCCACAAATGATGTTATTAACTTCACTTGTCGTAATACTTTTGACAAAGTGAAGCCTGCCAACAAAGTAGTTTCCGGCATCGGGTTGAAGAATGTGCAGTCGCGCCTTGATCTTATTTATGGCTCTGCCAGTATGTTGCGAATCACAGAAGAGGCGCCCTGGTATAATGTTAACCTTCAATTGCCATGTCAAACGCAGCAATAA
- a CDS encoding DNA-binding response regulator, whose amino-acid sequence MADDEPLARMGMRKYISELPHLTLLGECRNGEEVLDFLKEKKPDLIFLDIQMPFKNGLEVIENLEYCPLVIITTAYSQYAVKGFELNVADYLVKPFSKERFKLAVDRVSELISLHALRDNEQIVIKSNRTLIKLNISDIVYLQAMENYVVFHTRSQKYVVHQTLSSAMEMLSGSDFHQVHKSFAVSRKHVQAIDREALLVNDKSIPVGKSFRKEMKSLFEK is encoded by the coding sequence ATGGCCGATGATGAGCCCCTTGCCAGGATGGGGATGAGAAAGTATATCAGTGAATTGCCTCACCTCACCTTGCTGGGTGAATGCAGAAACGGGGAAGAGGTGCTAGACTTTCTTAAAGAAAAGAAACCTGACCTTATTTTTCTTGATATCCAAATGCCTTTCAAGAACGGATTGGAGGTAATCGAGAATCTTGAATATTGTCCATTGGTGATTATAACCACTGCTTACAGTCAATATGCTGTAAAAGGATTTGAGTTGAATGTGGCCGATTACCTGGTGAAGCCATTTTCAAAAGAACGCTTCAAGCTTGCGGTTGACCGTGTGAGTGAATTGATTTCGCTTCACGCCCTTCGTGACAACGAACAAATAGTAATAAAGTCCAATCGTACTTTGATTAAGCTCAATATTTCTGACATCGTCTATTTACAGGCGATGGAGAACTACGTGGTGTTTCATACCCGAAGTCAAAAATACGTAGTTCATCAAACTTTAAGCTCTGCGATGGAAATGTTATCTGGTAGTGATTTTCATCAGGTACACAAATCATTTGCAGTCAGTCGTAAACATGTTCAGGCAATCGACCGGGAGGCACTTCTTGTCAATGACAAAAGCATTCCTGTTGGAAAGAGCTTTAGGAAAGAAATGAAAAGTCTCTTTGAAAAGTAA
- the mnmE gene encoding tRNA modification GTPase MnmE, protein MNSPDETIVALATAQGTSAIAVIRLSGIDSISIVQKVFKGKDINAQASHTIHFGTLHDDGKNIDEVLVSIFKAPNSFTKENSVEISCHGSPVIVKEIIKVLLKQGARLATPGEFTKRAFINGRFDLAQAEAVADIITAETDNARQAALNQMRGGFSKEIQHLREELIHFASLIELELDFGEEDVEFAKRSDLKKLIYQIQGYLRTLINSFDQGNVIKNGVPTVIAGKPNAGKSTLLNALLNEEKAIVSEIPGTTRDVIEDEMVLGGISFRFMDTAGLRETTDTVEAIGVERTLDRISKAALVLYVFDLSQSMEDIRKEIETLSKIKVPVIKVGNKMDKANADMIDQLTAEGFILISASQKTNIQKLKDQILSQFKIGDVKQGDVLVTNLRHYQNLRQTDEALTRVLTGMDSGVTGDFLAMDIRQSLHFLGEITGQVTTDDLLANIFSKFCIGK, encoded by the coding sequence TTGAATTCTCCTGACGAAACCATTGTAGCATTAGCCACCGCGCAAGGCACGAGCGCCATAGCCGTGATCCGACTTTCTGGAATTGATTCTATTTCAATCGTTCAGAAGGTTTTCAAGGGAAAGGATATTAACGCACAGGCTTCGCACACCATTCACTTCGGAACACTTCATGATGACGGAAAGAATATTGACGAAGTCCTGGTTTCCATCTTCAAAGCGCCCAATTCATTTACCAAAGAAAACAGTGTTGAAATTTCCTGTCATGGGTCTCCTGTTATTGTTAAAGAGATTATCAAGGTATTGTTGAAACAGGGAGCAAGGCTCGCTACACCCGGAGAATTTACCAAGCGCGCATTTATCAACGGGAGATTTGACCTTGCACAAGCCGAAGCTGTGGCTGACATCATCACAGCTGAAACAGATAATGCCAGGCAAGCCGCGCTCAACCAGATGCGTGGGGGTTTCTCAAAAGAAATTCAGCATCTGCGCGAAGAGCTGATTCATTTTGCATCACTGATCGAACTTGAACTGGATTTTGGAGAAGAAGATGTAGAGTTCGCCAAACGCAGTGATCTGAAAAAACTGATCTACCAAATCCAGGGATACCTGCGAACATTGATCAATTCATTTGACCAGGGCAACGTGATCAAGAACGGAGTGCCTACCGTAATCGCAGGGAAACCTAATGCAGGAAAGTCGACATTATTGAATGCCTTGCTCAATGAAGAAAAGGCGATCGTCTCCGAGATCCCCGGCACAACACGCGATGTGATTGAAGATGAAATGGTCCTCGGAGGGATCAGCTTCCGTTTTATGGATACGGCAGGCCTTCGCGAAACAACAGACACCGTGGAAGCTATCGGAGTTGAACGTACGCTTGACCGGATCAGCAAAGCTGCATTGGTACTGTATGTATTCGATCTTTCTCAATCGATGGAAGACATCCGGAAGGAAATTGAAACACTCTCCAAAATAAAAGTGCCTGTCATTAAGGTGGGAAATAAAATGGACAAGGCGAACGCAGACATGATTGACCAGCTCACAGCGGAAGGCTTTATCCTGATCTCTGCCTCACAAAAAACAAACATTCAAAAACTGAAAGATCAAATTCTTTCACAGTTCAAGATCGGGGATGTGAAGCAGGGGGACGTACTGGTGACCAACTTGCGTCATTATCAAAATCTCCGGCAAACTGATGAAGCACTTACTCGTGTCCTTACTGGAATGGACTCTGGTGTTACCGGGGACTTCCTCGCGATGGACATCCGTCAGTCATTGCACTTCCTCGGTGAGATTACCGGGCAGGTGACGACAGACGATCTTCTGGCAAATATCTTTTCGAAGTTTTGTATCGGAAAGTAA